The Fuscovulum sp. sequence CCGATGCCCACCCCGCTGATCAGCAACTGGTCGATGCGGCCCTGATCAAACAGCGCGAGCGCGGCGTCGATGCGGTCGAATTGGCCGGTGAAGACGACGGCGGTTCTGGTTTGTCCCGCCGCGTCGAGCGTGGGGGCAAGGCGTTGGAAGAAATCGGCGACGATCAGAAGCGCAAGAAGCAGGACCGTAGCGATCAAGGCGGACAGGGCGGTGCGGAGAGTTTGCAAGGTCTGTTTACCCGGATGTTTGCCCGGAGGTTGGCGGACGGCACTATCAGGCCGCCGCCAATCGGGGCCCGTCAGCGGGCGCCGAAACCCGTCAGCATGACCACGACGGTCGCGAAAACGATGCCAGTGTCCATGCGGGCCGACCGGTTGCGCACATAGATCGCATCAAGGCGCGCCTTGCGGCAGACGCTTTTGTAATCATCGGCATAGCCAGAGCGCACCTGTGCCAGACCGGTGATGCCCGGCAGTACGGCAAAGCGCTGGGCGTAAAGGGGGATGGTGCGGATATAGACCACGGCGTGATCCCATGCGTCGGGACGCGGACCTACCAGCGCCATCTCACCGCGCAGGACGTTGATCAGGTTGGGCAGTTCATCCAGCCGCGACTTGCGCAGAAGCGCGCCCAGTTGGGTGATCCGGTGGCGATCGAGCGGCGCATCATGGGACCGCACGTCGATCGAAGACGGCAGCATGGTCCGGAACTTCCACATGCGGAAGGAGGTGCAATCCTTGCCCATTCGCTTTTGCCGAAAGAACAGGGGGCCGGGATTGAAGATCGGGTTCAGCACCAGCAGGACGAGCGCAACAGCAACAACCATGGGCGCAGCAAGCAGGGCGAAAAGGATGTCGAAGCTGCGCGCAAAGAGATAGCGCTGACGCTGCCTGCCCTTGGCGACGGGGCCCGTGTAAACGCTCGCGGGCGCAACAATATCCGCCCCAACCATATCAAAAGTATCATCCAATTTCACGTCCGGCCCCTGGCAGCTGTGGCAGCAGAAGAGTGGGAAGTCCCACAATCCGAATATACATGAAGGTTAACGAAGGTTACGTGTAAAACGCTGCCCGAGATTAAGAATGTGGAAAAAATCGGGCAGGATTGGTTCGAAATGCAGAATTATGGCCGTAAATTGGGCCGTTCGGGCATAATTCGGCACGGCGGATTGGCGAGAGTTTGCTCATCGTTTCTGCGGCGCGGCTGCGGCCTTTGCGAAGGCCATGCGTTTTTGCAAACCCTGCCCGTCTTGGGCGAAGTTGGTGGAGATTTACGCCTTTTTCGCCACTTGGCGCAGAATCACCAGCCGGTTAACGGGGTCACGGCTGGGGCTGGGGCTGGGGCGCGGATAGATCCTGCAACAGGGTGCGGGCGCGGTCCACACCCGGCCAAGGCGCGGTGGCGGCCAGATCGAGCGCGCGTGCCACAGCGACCTTTGCCTCATCGGTTCGGCCAAGGGCAGCGAGGACGGCGCCGTAATGATACTGAACCGACGCATCCTCGGTCAGTGCGGCGGCGGCGGCCTCCAGCTTAGGTAAGGCGGCGGTGGAATCGCCGGTCAGGTGCAGCAGCCATCCATAGGTGTCCTGCAACGCAGGCACTTCAGAGGAGCGAAAGCGCCGGGCAATGCGGAAGGCGCGGTCGATCGTGGCGGCATCGTCCACGGTTTGCGACAACAGGCTGGCAAGATTGTTTGCGATCAGAGGGTTGGCGCTGTCTTCGGCATAAAGCGCCTCATAGATGCCGATGGCACCGGCCACGTCCCCTTGTGCCTGAAGGCGCGATGCGCGGATCCAGCGCAGGTCGACCGAGCGCGGCTGTGCGGTCAGCCCAGCGTCCAGCACCTTGCCGGCTTCGTCTGACTGGCCTTGCGCTTCCAGCAGGGTATAGAGCGCCCGAATGGCGCGTTCATCCGCGGGGTCCGACTCCAGCAGGGTGCGATAAATCCCAATGGCGGCGTCGGGGCGTTCCCCGGCCTCATCCAGAATAGCCTGACGGTGCAAGAGCGGGCGCGATTCGGGCTGCTTTTCGAGGGCAGCGGACAGCACGGCGGCGGCCTCATCCTGCCGGTCTACCTGAAGCAGGGCGTCGACTTTCAGCAGCGCCCAAGGGGCCGGATCTTCGGCTGCCGCGATTTCGCGGTCGAGTATGGCCAGCGCCTCATCCGGGCGTTCCTGCGCTAGAAGGACTGCGCTTTCCAACTGGTTCGCGGCAGATTGCGCCTCGGGCGCGTCGGACGATCTGAGAAGGCCCAGCAGTTGCCCCGCCAGCGCCCAATCTGCGCTGTTCAGGGCTATTTCCGACAACATTTCGACCAGACCAAGATCGGCCGGGTTGTTTTGCCACGCCTGATACAGCACGGAACGGGCAACCTCGGCCCGGCCCTGATCTTGCAGCAGGCGGCCATAGTCGCGTGCATAGGAAGGCTCGCGTGGTGCCACTTCCACCGCGCGGCCCAGCGTTTCCGTCGCCAGATCAACCGATCCGTCGCGCAGATAGGCCGCGGCCAGCGCGGCGAGGATGCGGGCGTTGTTCGGATCCTGATTCAGTGCCGTGCGCAGGTCGATGATCGCGTCTGACACTTGATCGGCGTTGATGCGCCAACCCGCGCGCAGGAGCAACGCTTCGACATGCGAGGCGTCTTCGGCAAGGATTTCGGCGACGACGGTTTCGGCCTTTGGCTGGTCACCCATGGTCGTGAGCATTCCGGCATAAAGCGACTTGATACGCCGGGTCTGATCCGAGGCAGGGGCCGCGGCGATGAGTTCGGCGATCGCGGTCAGCGCGGCCTGCCGATCACCTGTTTCAAAAATGATCGAGGCTTGCAGGGCGCGGTAAAGGTCTGCCTTGGGATCTTCGGCATTCGCAGCGATCAGGGGGTCAATCTCGGCAAGGGCCGCATCCGGCCCCTTGGTGCCGCGCAGAAAGTCGATCAGGGCAAGGTGGCCTTCGGCATCGGCTGTAGCCTCGCCGGCGCGTTCGCGCAGGAAAGCCTCGGCCCCGGCGACATCGCCGCGCGCCAGATACCATTGCAGCAAATTGCCCGGAAGCTCTGCATCGGTTGGGAACAGCCCGATCATCAGCCGGAACTGGGCCACGACGGCATCAGGCGCGTCCTGTTCCAGCAGCAGACGGAGCTTCAGATCCTGAAGGCTGAAATCCTTTGGCTGCTGTGCCAGCGCCTGTTCGATCAGGGGCAGCGCGCTTTGCGCCCGGTCCTCAGACATGGCCTGATCAATGGCGATGCGCAGCAAAGCCGGATCATCGGGGCGGTCGGCGCGCAGCTTGGCCGCCTGTTCGGCAATGCTGCCGCGCTGGGCTGTGTTGTTGTCGGTGACGGCCCGCTGATAGTCGCGCGCAAGGATCAGGCTGATGACACGGGGATCGGCGGCGCTGATCCGCTGCGCTTCGGTAGCGGCGGCCTCGAAATCCGGCCAAGCACTTTGGCTGAGCAGGATGGTGGCGATGGCGACCCGCGATTCGAGATCGTTGGGCTGTAGATCGGCCAGTTCCTTGTATTGCTGATAGGCCCCGGCCAGATCGCCGGTTTCCAGCAGGGTATCGGCCAGCACCTTGCGCGCGGCATGCAGATCGGATTGCAGCGACAGCGCGTTGCGCAATTCGACCAGCGCGCGCGGTGTGTCACCTTCGGCAAGCAGGGATTGGGCAGAGGCGAAATGACCGGCGGCCTTTTCTTCGGTGCTCTGACAGGCGGCAAGCAGCAAAACCAGAGCGAGGGCCGCGGGGAACCGGGGAAACAGTCCTGAAACGGGCATACCAATTCCTTCATTCCAAAACGACTGCCCGCAAGGGCGGCTCTGCATCCCTGTGCCGCGGGAGGATCGGTTGTCGTGTTCACTGCGGCGCATCCACAACGGCGCCTGTTCAATCGTTGATCACTTTGCACACAGCCTTCGAATTCAGTGGGATGCCGGGTGGACCAAAGGTAGTCAACTAGTATTAATGTCAGGGCTGGTAGAACGAAGAGCTTTAGGACATGCAGGCGAGTGATGATTGTCGGCGGGTTGCGCCGAATGTGGATGACCGGTCGATGAATGGCTCTGAACAACCGCAAGCGGTCGCTTTGCATAACGCCGCCCCGCGGCGGTTGGGCCTGTGGAACAGGGGGGGCGTGCGGTGATCGAAGAACAGTCCGGTTCGATTGATCTGCCCTTTGTCCTCTCGCGCGCGCGGCGGTGGCTGTTTCTGTTCCTGTTCGTCTTTGTGACGATTGCGGGGATCGGCCTGATCGTCGCGCTGATCTTGCCGACGGTCTATCGATCAGAGGCCCTGCTGGTGGTGGAGTCCGAGCAGATCCCTGATGATCTTGCCCAATCGACGGTCCGCACCAAGGCGGGCGAGCAATTGCAGATCATCGAACAGCGTGTTCTGTCGCGCGAGGTTCTGATCAATCTAGCCGACCGGTTGGACATCTTTGCCGCTGAGGGCGTGACGGATCCTGAGGCATTGTCCTCTGGCGTCATCGTCGAGGATCTTCGGTCGCGCATCCTGATCACCCCGTCCAATGACGGCCCGCGCGCGGTTGGGGATGCAGAGGCCCTGCTGGTGCGTATCGCCTTTGATTCGCCCAATCCCGATGTTTCGGCTGCGGTGGCCAATGAGCTTGTGACGCTCATCCTTGAAGAGGATGTCGCCACCCGCATCCAGCTTGCCCGCCAGACGCAGGCGTTTTTCCAGCAAGAAGTGGCGCGGCTGGAGCAGGAGCTTTCGGCCCGTTCGCAAGAGATTCAGGCCTATAAGGAAGAAAATATCAACGCGCTACCAGACAGCCTGATGTTCCGCCGGCAGGATCTGGCGATGATCGAAGAACGTATGGTGCAGCTGGACCGGGATCGCCGGGTGCTGTTGGATCAGATTGACCGGATCGACCGGCTGACGGGCGCGCAGCCCACGGAGCCGAGGGCCGATGACGGCACCGGGGTGGAGCGGGAGCAGGTCACGACGCGCGATGTTCGGCGCGGCGATCTGGTGACCGAACTGTCCTATCTGGATCAGGAGCGCGACCAACTGATGGCGCGGTCCGCAGCCCTGACCGAGACGATTGCCGAAACGCCCCGCGTGTCGATCCGGCTGGAAGCGCTGGAGCGTGATTATCAGAACGTGCGGAGCCAGTATGATCTGGCGATTTCCAATCTGGCAAAGGCCGAGATCGGCGAATTGATCGAGAGCCTCGCCAAGGGGCGGCGGATCAGTGTGATCGAACAGGCCGTGCGGCCCGACCGTCCTTATAGCCCGAACCGGCCACAGATCGCCCTGATCGGGATTGCCGCCGCGCTGGCCACGGCCATCGGGTTGATCGTGGCGCTGGAAACCCTGCGCAATGTCATCCGCCGACCCGAGGACATCACTGCGGTGATCGGTGACCGGATGATCATGACGCTGCCCTATGTCCGCACGCGCAGTGAGATGACGACCATCTGGATGGTCAGCGGCCTGACACTTGTCGTCGCTTTGGGCCTTGCTGCTTTTGGGTGGCAGAATTCAGCGGAGCTTGGCCGGATGCTGGCCGAAGTTCTGGACAAGATGAAGACGTTAGTGCCCGCTGGCACTGTGGGAGGGGTGTAGGCCATGGCCGTCGAACGCGTTCAATCGGCGATTGCCCGTGCCCGTGCCCAGCGCGCGGGTCTGGAGACGGTCTACGAGATCGAAGATGATCTGCCGATGGCGGAAGAGGATATCATCGAGCCTGTCCCGCCCGAGGATTGGAACGCGCTGCCGAAATCCGGCATGACCGCGCGGATTCTGGATCGGGCCCGGATCGTGACGGCGGGTCTGGCCGAGCATTCCACCGCCTTTGACATGATGCGCACCAAGGTGTTGCAGCGGATGAAGGCCGAAGGATGGAAGCGGATTGCCATCACATCTGCCGACAAGAACTGCGGCAAGAGCATGGTGGCGATGAACCTCGCCTTCAGCCTGTCACGTCAGGTGGAATTGCGCACGATTTTGGTAGAGGCCGATCTGCGGCAGCCGTCTCTGGCCAAGGCGATGCGGTTGTCGCCGCGCGGTGGCTTTGCCGAAGTGTTGCGGCGCGAGGTTCCCTTCCCCAAAAGTCTGGTGCGGGTGCGCGAGAACCTTGCCGTACTGGCCAACCGCGACCGCAGCCCTGCCTCGGCGGAACTGCTGCACAGCGATGTTGTGCCCGGCATGCTGAAAGAGATTGAGCGCGCCTATCGGCCAGACGTGATGATCTTTGATCTTCCGCCGCTGATGCTTGCCGATGATACGCTGGCCTTCCTTGGCAATGTCGACTGCGCCTTGCTGGTGACCAGCGCAGAACACACGACCACGGCCCAGGTTGAGGCCTGTGTGCGCGAAATCTCGGACCGGACGGCGCTGGTGGGCGTTGTGCTGAACAAGTATCGCGCGGCCGGGGCGGCGAGCGGGTACTGAGCGATCCCTGAACGGTGACAAGACGGTAAGGCCCAAAAGAAAAGGGGCGCCGAAGCGCCCCAGATTGCGATGGTCCAGTTCGATCAGGCCGTAGCGAGCTTGCGGCGACGCGACAGACCAACCAAGCCGAGCAGCGCAGTACCGAGCAGAAGGATACCGGCGGGCAGCGGGACGACGCTGATGGAGGCCTGCACGATGACACGCGACGGGTTCGTTCCCGGGCCTTCACCAAATAGCGTCGACGGAACCGGAAGGAACGACACGGTCACCAGACCAAGGCCTGCGACTTGCTGGGAAGGAATGGAACCCCAGGTCAGGTTGCCGGTCAGGAAATCATATCTGTTGGCAATGAAGCCGGCCAAGCCGTTGTCGCTGTTGAAGTCCGTTGCGAAGCCCGTCCCAAGGCCCGTGCTTGCAAAGGTCGGCAGACCCGGCACAAGGAAGCGCAGCGCAGCGTTCAGATCGAACAGGTCGGGAACGAAGCGGTCACGTGCCGAAGCGGTGAGTTCCAGGAAATCGAACACCAGAGCCGGGCCGTTGACTTGGACTTCCAGAACCGGGTTCGAAAGCAGCGACGGTGCATAGGCAACCGTTGCCAAGCAATCGCTTGCGCCGGTTGCGATCCGGCAGTTCGTGATGGTCGGGGCCGAAGACGTGTCTATCGTGATCGGCGCAGCGACTGCCGCGCCGCTGATGACCACGACCGCAGCCAACGATTGCAACCACATTTTTGCATATCCGAGCATAGCATAATCTCCCAACGCGGAGGTCTTCCGGCCCAACGCCACAATCCAACCAGTGTTAAGCCATATTAATACCGCATTTGGGGCCTGATGGAACCACTTTGTGCATAATGGGCCTGAATATAGCGATCAGGCACGCAAAGCTTTGCGATTTTCGGAAAGCGTGCCACCATGACGTGTGCAGCCACAGCACAACGTCACGTGATCGGGTGTGATTGGCGACTTTAGACGCGGTCAGTACAAGTTGATTCGAGGCATCAGCCGC is a genomic window containing:
- a CDS encoding sugar transferase — translated: MKLDDTFDMVGADIVAPASVYTGPVAKGRQRQRYLFARSFDILFALLAAPMVVAVALVLLVLNPIFNPGPLFFRQKRMGKDCTSFRMWKFRTMLPSSIDVRSHDAPLDRHRITQLGALLRKSRLDELPNLINVLRGEMALVGPRPDAWDHAVVYIRTIPLYAQRFAVLPGITGLAQVRSGYADDYKSVCRKARLDAIYVRNRSARMDTGIVFATVVVMLTGFGAR
- a CDS encoding VPLPA-CTERM sorting domain-containing protein, whose protein sequence is MLGYAKMWLQSLAAVVVISGAAVAAPITIDTSSAPTITNCRIATGASDCLATVAYAPSLLSNPVLEVQVNGPALVFDFLELTASARDRFVPDLFDLNAALRFLVPGLPTFASTGLGTGFATDFNSDNGLAGFIANRYDFLTGNLTWGSIPSQQVAGLGLVTVSFLPVPSTLFGEGPGTNPSRVIVQASISVVPLPAGILLLGTALLGLVGLSRRRKLATA
- a CDS encoding tetratricopeptide repeat protein — translated: MPVSGLFPRFPAALALVLLLAACQSTEEKAAGHFASAQSLLAEGDTPRALVELRNALSLQSDLHAARKVLADTLLETGDLAGAYQQYKELADLQPNDLESRVAIATILLSQSAWPDFEAAATEAQRISAADPRVISLILARDYQRAVTDNNTAQRGSIAEQAAKLRADRPDDPALLRIAIDQAMSEDRAQSALPLIEQALAQQPKDFSLQDLKLRLLLEQDAPDAVVAQFRLMIGLFPTDAELPGNLLQWYLARGDVAGAEAFLRERAGEATADAEGHLALIDFLRGTKGPDAALAEIDPLIAANAEDPKADLYRALQASIIFETGDRQAALTAIAELIAAAPASDQTRRIKSLYAGMLTTMGDQPKAETVVAEILAEDASHVEALLLRAGWRINADQVSDAIIDLRTALNQDPNNARILAALAAAYLRDGSVDLATETLGRAVEVAPREPSYARDYGRLLQDQGRAEVARSVLYQAWQNNPADLGLVEMLSEIALNSADWALAGQLLGLLRSSDAPEAQSAANQLESAVLLAQERPDEALAILDREIAAAEDPAPWALLKVDALLQVDRQDEAAAVLSAALEKQPESRPLLHRQAILDEAGERPDAAIGIYRTLLESDPADERAIRALYTLLEAQGQSDEAGKVLDAGLTAQPRSVDLRWIRASRLQAQGDVAGAIGIYEALYAEDSANPLIANNLASLLSQTVDDAATIDRAFRIARRFRSSEVPALQDTYGWLLHLTGDSTAALPKLEAAAAALTEDASVQYHYGAVLAALGRTDEAKVAVARALDLAATAPWPGVDRARTLLQDLSAPQPQPQP
- a CDS encoding CpsD/CapB family tyrosine-protein kinase, producing MAVERVQSAIARARAQRAGLETVYEIEDDLPMAEEDIIEPVPPEDWNALPKSGMTARILDRARIVTAGLAEHSTAFDMMRTKVLQRMKAEGWKRIAITSADKNCGKSMVAMNLAFSLSRQVELRTILVEADLRQPSLAKAMRLSPRGGFAEVLRREVPFPKSLVRVRENLAVLANRDRSPASAELLHSDVVPGMLKEIERAYRPDVMIFDLPPLMLADDTLAFLGNVDCALLVTSAEHTTTAQVEACVREISDRTALVGVVLNKYRAAGAASGY